TCGGTCGCGATACTGCGCCTCCCGCCGGACCCCAACCTGCCGGCCCCGTTGCAGGGGCAGCTCGCGGTGCATGTCCGCTACACCCACACCGGCGACCCGGTCACCGCGGCAGCGCTTCTCGCCCCCATGCGCTCGGCGGGCCCCATCCTGCTCGAGAACATCGACGTGCTGCCGACCGCTGCTCTCGACGCCGTGCACATGGACCCGCCCGGCCCGATGCCCTCCGCCGAGCGCGGCAGCGTCCTGCGCGAGTTCCCGGCGTCGGCCGTCGACGCCCTTCTCGAGGTCGCCGGGCCGCACGTCGCGAGCCCCCTGGCCATCGTCGAGGTCCGCCTGATGGGCGGTGCGCTGACGCAGCCGCAGCGCGTACCCAACGCGATCGCCGGTCGCCACGGCGCCTTCAACGTGATCGCGATCGGAGTGCCCGCCGGTCCCCTCGGCGACCAGGTCGGCGCACATCTGACCGCGGTCACCCGGGCCGTCGCGCCGTGGTCGGCCGGTGCACTGCTGAACTTCTGCGGACTCGACGCCGCCGAACGTGAGCAGCTCTGGACACCCGACCAGCGGGTGCGCCTCGAGACGATCCGCCGCCGTCACGACCCGACCGGGGTCCTCCGGGTGGATGATCCCAGCTTTGTGGGATAGACATCGATGCAGCTCAGGAACATCATTGCCAGATGACATCGAGCCTGACCGCCGAGCGCGTGCGCCGCGACATCGAAGTCGTGGCGCACGCCGGTCTCGGCCTCGACGACTTCTTCGCGGAAACCGTGGATTCGTTACGTCGTGCGGTACCCATCGATGCCGCCTGCATCGGCACCTTCGATCCCAACACCATCATGCTGACATCGGCGCGCAAATACGGGGACCTGCTCGGGCAGGATCACAAAGACCCGGATTGGGGTCTCCTCGAGTACGGCCAGGTCGAACCGTCCAGTTACCGAGAACTGGTGGCGCAGAAGCGCGATGCCGTCGGTCTCAATCTCCTGACCCGGGGTCGGACCCAGCAGTCCGAACGCATGACGCAGCTCATGATCCCGGAGTACTGCTTCCACGACGAGGCGCGCGTCGTGCTGCGCGACGGGGACCGGGTGTGGGCCGGGATCGCGATGTTCCGCAGCGGGGCGGGCTGCCGCCCGTTCACCGAGGACGAGATCGACTTCCTCGGTTCGCTGTCCCAGACCCTCGCCCACGGGGTACGGATCGGCCTGCTCAGCACGGTCGTCGCCGAACAGCGGCCCTCGATCAACTGCGGGCCCGCCGTCCTGATCATCGACCGCAACAACGAGATCGTGCAGATGAGCGCCGGCAGCCAGGAGCGCATCGACGACCTCGCGGCGGGCCCGAACAGTGCCGCCGCGGCGAACCCCATCTACGGCCTGATCGGTGCAGCACGACGCTACGGCGCCGGCGAGACTCAGGTACCGCCGCGCCTGCGGGTCCG
The sequence above is drawn from the Gordonia rubripertincta genome and encodes:
- a CDS encoding LuxR C-terminal-related transcriptional regulator, with the protein product MTSSLTAERVRRDIEVVAHAGLGLDDFFAETVDSLRRAVPIDAACIGTFDPNTIMLTSARKYGDLLGQDHKDPDWGLLEYGQVEPSSYRELVAQKRDAVGLNLLTRGRTQQSERMTQLMIPEYCFHDEARVVLRDGDRVWAGIAMFRSGAGCRPFTEDEIDFLGSLSQTLAHGVRIGLLSTVVAEQRPSINCGPAVLIIDRNNEIVQMSAGSQERIDDLAAGPNSAAAANPIYGLIGAARRYGAGETQVPPRLRVRGRSGMWLVINASPLSSVDGRPGEVVVTIEEARPPEIIPLVVEAFGLTARERDVTQMVLQNVATKDIAAALHVSAYTVQDHLKSIFDKAGVRSRRELIARVYFDQYAQRLNDPLTPSGSYASAE